The sequence aactcaaaacaacactttcaatcaacaaagacctagcttgtataaaccatcacaacaaaccgaagagaaaaagtcaaatctagaagaaatgatggcaaagctaatggaatctcaaacacaatttattacatctcaaacccaaacaattgagaggtttgatcaatcattaagaactcaacaagcttccattttgaatctagaaaaacacgtaggtactcttgctagcatgatgagtgagagggaacaagaaaagctaccgagtaatactgaagtaaatcctcagaatgagaatgttaatatggtttcaacaaattctgaaaaaccagcatcagaagatgggaaggttttagatgtgagtaacaatgaagaagttacaacaccaccaccacccgagtatgtaaagccagtggtggcaccatacaaaccacccatcccgtttccaagaaaagaagttgagtatgagcaagtaataggtaataaagtttgtgatacctctggcaAGAAGAAGAAgattaagaaagtgcaagaaacaaaaaccgtaaaagtaaacccggtgaagacagttccaccaaaacctccacctaggatgggtgatccaggtgaatttattgttccttgtctacttagtgattgtgtcacgtatgatgcactagcagatttaggtgcgagtgtgagtgttatgcctcgttcattatataagagattaggagtagatgagttaagtccaacaaagatgagtgtccgactctttgatcaaaccattaggcacccagttggaattgctaacaacctacccgttcaagtaggtaatctaacctttctagtcgaatttattgtcattgatatagaagaggactcaaactttcctctaattttaggtcgaccattcttagcgtccaccgggacgttatttgatgtaagagagggtagaatgacacttagtaatgatgaaaaatcgatcacctttgtgagtcgaaagtctaaatctccaccaaccaaaaccgttgaaccgacagaaacgattggtaaaaaccatattgttttaccaactccaacggtagtgcttaacaataataaaacgcctaagtgtggggaagatgaagtaacacctaatgatgacctgataacaaagaacctcatTGTTAatgcaaaattaaatgaccccgttattaatagttcaatgaagaaacttattaaacggattcgcgatgctagaaccaaggggaactttaagttatgtaatcggttagtatccaatctatcgcctaaagaaaaggcgaaactagttgaatttatgaatattacacaggaatccgaccaatgacttaaagcaaaagtcacagatatgcaagttgattatggtccaagagaaattgacaatgaagttaaccacaatttcgataccacagttacctaagtgtggggagattcatatgttttaagaaaaaaaaaattgatgtctagagttagttgttctgttctcatgtagttccgagaatggaatccgattggtcttttccactagcagacactaaagaactagttttctctctccattctgaatttttgttttgtaggttttgtatgaaattaatatgcatttttaaatttaagtttgtgtgaatttaaaaacaaaaattactttatttcattaagtttaaaaaaataatttctaaaattcgtcgtgagttaaagactagatcatagaatcgaaattgctttacccgagggcggggcgacaaattttgttatcattatttttaatattattgatctaaagtataccaaaaaaaataataaaaaactcaaaaatctttgcttttaaaacaatcgctttaaaaaaccacaaattttaaattttgtcgagggacggactaggtaaacataccgaaactacctaaagtaaaaggaaacaaaattttaaaaaaattattcaaattgttttaataaataaaggttttataaaaaaaatatatattatatatatgtttgtagtttatcttatgtacaaaacagggtaaaacagtgcattttcaaatactgacattaaagttcagcaaaagctactaattttgacgacaagacgcaaaatatcaaatgtgatataaaataatatgtttgcaaactcggtatttttaatcattcttctacgctaatcaccctcattaatttaaatttttactgatttcttgcaaatgagggcattgcatgatctcaagtgtggggaagggttataaattctctcgggtttacacttagtttaattgccaaattttgtgaaaatttgaaaaattttcaactaaatgaattcaaaatcatgtttatacatatttatgaacggtaaaactaggttttattactgaaattattgttacctcggaaaggacataaattgagaaacaacctaaaacgcttgaattcatttaaaatggaataaaggagaataaaaaggcaaagaaaaataaaagctaagtgtgggaagaatttacatatatcacatatttgtacaagattattgcaggtacttttgctttggactaaactaattagttttacccgatttactgtaatatatttgaaagaaagatggatctacacgatgaatcaattccatcattaaaaggaagtaaagtctttcgaaaaagacacgcgcttcttgatttaggtcaggaagttgtcgtccagaccagctgtaggttgacgaaaaatctagaaaagtcatctctaaaatcagcaggaaatccacggacctcagcatcaaacagggtcgccatgtggtcagacttatcttaaccatgagaggatctgtctcgtaaaatggggagggcgccgtgcaaattagcttgataagactaatgaatcagacccccagaaagaataatctccttaaagattaaaaatcagcttttaagcctgatattactcaatccttgagattgaccttaaagattgagaattacaaactcatggaattcgatgatatctaaactcgagattgaacgagaaaatatgttgatcaaattaaaaccgatttgttttctgaaaacctattttcaatgcgttcattaccattgaacgtaaaattctaagaattcatctgaaattcattaggtcacctgaaccaaatcgagtgtcaacagtaagaacggtggttgtatagcatggtcgaagacaggaccttgtgccagaccgaaaaaaatagggtgatctttactattgctcctacaaaggatagtaattgcatccgacatgtttttgaccataattatctgcatgtcacgggacattgccttaacagttgcttgttcaacgctttcctttacaaccggacggtagtttaccgaaaggtaatatacggagcaagtaaactagacgtgttgctttcctaatacaaggttagcaagtgggtgacacaaaaccgcaaattttgagctaaaattttcaaatctgaaacccacaaaacccacaaaacccacaaaaacattttgcaaacaccggtgaagggttattccggaaaacttatctagggtaaaaactagattgaattttcaaaaagatcaaatgttttcataaagatccaatttccttaaaggatctaaatttttatagtcatgtgcgaCTGTAAactacattgttactatcattgtttataccgccgtatcaaaatcacggaTGTAtagagtgtgagaataaaaaaaagtgattcgagtgaagtgtgattttatttcaagttctgtattgcttgaggacaagcaacgttcaagtgtggggatatttgatagtgctccaaatgaacatatatttaggcacaatatccttccaatatgtaaagcttttagttgtaattgttctatttttatgtaatattcgtttaaataaataagtgcgaagacaaaagaagaaaacgacgatttgaagacgcaaacgaccaaaaagctcaaaagtacaaagtacaatccaagtggttcaaatttattgatgagaaacgtctcaaaattacaagagtacgagccgcaaaatgcaaagtacaagatattaaattatacgaaaggacgttcgaaaaaccggaaccgggacctgagccaactatcaacgcgcgacgcaacggagctaaaattacaagtcaactatgcacaaaaatataatataatatttaaataattatacaaattatttatatattatatattatattaaataacgtcgacaaactagcaaacaaaaaatatgtgagcaggatctgacggccatgcgatcgcatgggaaataggcataaaactcatgcgaatgcatgagcccatgcgagtgcatgagatttgcactaaaatctcatgcgaccgcatgagttactgtagcaggccacatcctataaattcgccagttttctgcgagttttaatacatctttttctattttctttctcttatctctcaatttatatttatatttatattttaattataattttaatttaaattaataataataaggttatggtggcgaatgttgtaagtttgtaattcgaaactctgtccgtgtaacgctacgcgattaatcaccactgtaagctatgttcttcctttttaaattaatgtctcgtaactaagttattattatgcttatttgagccgaagtaatcgtgatgttagactaaaaattaagattgggttattagattttgtaccataattaaggtttagacaaaagaccgacacttgtggacattggactatgactattaatagatagggggtattgtctaattgagcgacaactcattggaacctgtcgaacctatcttcaaattagttaatctaataattattaaaatgattatgtatgttctatttagtgacgtttatacgacatcttttacgatcatttaattaattattcaggttgggtaattgattattcattctgatcaagtgggtaaattaatatttatatctcattaaaataggggtggattacatacaaggataattggtgtaattgttaacaaagtaataaaacattggattatacgcagtcgataacctgttgtaatcattaaacaaagtattaaaaccttgttacagttcgaatccctaattagttggaatatttgacttcggaaataaggttaatttgacgagtattttataattatgatcgatggactattatggacaaaaaccagataggtatcaaataaaccagcacaaaggacaattaacccgtgtaacaattaatcaaaacgtcaaacatcatgattacgtaagtttaaataaccataatacttttatttcatattttatcgtacctttatttactgtcattttaattaatgcaatttactttatcgcaatttaaatttgtcatttatattatcgtcatttatctttacgctttatttaaaatcgacaaactggtcattaaacggtaaaaactcagctagctccctgtggaatgaaccggacttactaaaaactacactactctacgattaggtacactgcctataagtgttgtagcaaggtttaggtatatccatccgtaaattaaataacttgtgtaaaattgtatcgtatttaatagtatttcctagtaaaatataagctatttcgtatacacccctacgcacatcatTATTACAGAACGTGGAGTTGGTATTGAAATCTCTGGCCTGCCGGCATGTGCTTGGACAGATGCAGTTTACAAAAAAATTGCAGCTTGCTTCGGATACAAATCCTTCATCTTAAACGCCAAAGGTCAGTCAGGCTGTGGGAAGCTCTGTATAATAACTTCTCAAATGGCCTATATACATGATCTAATCAGGGTTAAAGTTAAAGGCAAAATGTATAAAGTCTTGGTGAAAGAAACTTTGAATTGGACCATAAAAGTTAAAGAATTGGAAGAAGAAGACTCTTCTAGTGATGATGAAAGTATATCAGTTGTATCTTCGTACGAAACTGAAAATCCCACGGAACAGGAAACAAAAGAAGTAAAAGATCATTTGGAGGAAAATGAATTTATTCCAATGGAGAATAATGAAGGAAAAGGAACCAAAGAAACACCCACTGAACAAAACGTCAATGATTCCTTCAGTCCGAAAGAGGATTCCTTCGTGGCTGAAAGTAACTTTTCCCCAAAAATTATTAAAAACAACGAGGCGGAACAAAAAAACGAGTCTTCATTTTCTTCTTCCATTTCGAAGGCCCCAGGATTCAATGGTGTGACATTCAACTCTCCAATTGGTAGTGATCAACATTCAAGCGCCAAAATGGATAGTTTTATCACCGAAAAACTCCTCAAAATGGGGAAAACACTAGGCTTTGAAATCAATTACAATACTGTTGATCTCAAAAATGTGGTAATAAGTATGAGAGGTTTCAAAACCATCTCATGAATTTATTATCCATTAACATTGGTGGAGGGATGCAATATAAACATAAACAATGGTGGATAAGTAGACTTAGTTCAGAACATTCAATTAGCATTCTCGGAATTCAAGAATCAAAATTCTCTTCTTTATGTCATTTTGTGGTGAAAGCAATGTGGGGTAACTATAACTTTAAGGTTGCATCTTCTTCTTCAAGGGGTCGTTCAGGAGGTTTAATAACAGTTTGGGATCCCCTGTTTTTTACTTCTAACCGTATCATCTCTTTTGCAAATGTTCTAATTGTTGAAGGATGTATATCGGGATTTTCTTCTCCCGTTTTCATCATCAACATTTATGCACCTCAGTCTCATTCTAATAAGAGGAGAATTTGGGAATATCTTCGCAACTTTGTTTCCGAAAACTTAGGGGAATTCCTTATTTTTGGAGACTTTAACTCGGTTCGGTTCACTCACGAACATTTTGGCAACAGATTCTGCCCACTAGAAGTGAGTGATTTTAATAGCTTCATCAACGATTGTAATTTATTCGATGTCCCGTTAGGCGGAAGATCGTTTACCCGTTCTAATAAAACATTTACACAACGATCTTTGATTGACAGGTTCCTGGTGTCGGATGGAATGTTAACTATGTTTCCTTCTCTTTCGGGTTACATTCTGTCTAATATTTGGTCCGATCACTGCCCCATTATTCTTCAGAATGAAAATCTAGACTATGGTCCTATACCGTTCAAACTTTTTCATTCATGGTTCCTTTTGGAAGGCTTCGAGGAAGTTGTTGTTAATGCTT comes from Rutidosis leptorrhynchoides isolate AG116_Rl617_1_P2 chromosome 4, CSIRO_AGI_Rlap_v1, whole genome shotgun sequence and encodes:
- the LOC139841436 gene encoding uncharacterized protein, producing the protein MNLLSINIGGGMQYKHKQWWISRLSSEHSISILGIQESKFSSLCHFVVKAMWGNYNFKVASSSSRGRSGGLITVWDPLFFTSNRIISFANVLIVEGCISGFSSPVFIINIYAPQSHSNKRRIWEYLRNFVSENLGEFLIFGDFNSVRFTHEHFGNRFCPLEVSDFNSFINDCNLFDVPLGGRSFTRSNKTFTQRSLIDRFLVSDGMLTMFPSLSGYILSNIWSDHCPIILQNENLDYGPIPFKLFHSWFLLEGFEEVVVNAWNTTPNGPNQQIQFKNKLKGVKEALKVWNNDHKSKQQDEKNVLLTRLAAIDADIDANAIQPQHIPDRCEIIKSIENLESIEAVNKAQKYRKVSNCLGD